The following proteins come from a genomic window of Kitasatospora sp. NBC_01246:
- a CDS encoding AI-2E family transporter codes for MARGGKAFKAVAKGMAVVASAAAVIERRRRAAIAAEYHEPPDPLPVPEQVPAPAPAAVAAAPAPLPAPRGEHAEAGRGQAPVAPAPTHGAFGRELHPGRPATPAEAVPWGLRVAAESTWRLLLLGAALYVVFMVVDMLRLVAFAVLASLLISALLEPTVSWLRRHGVPRSLAAGGVFMSGLAGIGLVGWFVVWQVTTNLSTVTTKVQDGVATLRDWLITGPLHLTQQQITDFANQITKAISTNTEQLTSVGLTGAQIAVEVLTAVLLAFFTTFFFLYDGERIWNWVLRGLPRHSRYAMAGAGPKAWATLTAYVRGTVCVAFIDAVCIGVGIQMLGVPMALPLAVIIFLGAFVPLVGALVTGTVAVLIALVTEGPFTALMVLVVLIAVQQIEGHVLQPLILGRAVRVHPLGVVLGVAAGSIIGGIGGAIVAVPLIAVTNTVVAHLRRRNEAGQAVFTAMEAAREAAVARTAAATSAGAAGAAAPGGTGAPVSAE; via the coding sequence ATGGCGCGGGGCGGGAAGGCCTTCAAGGCCGTGGCCAAGGGCATGGCCGTGGTGGCGAGCGCGGCCGCCGTGATCGAGCGGCGCCGGCGGGCCGCGATCGCGGCCGAGTACCACGAACCCCCGGACCCGCTGCCGGTACCGGAGCAGGTGCCGGCCCCGGCGCCCGCCGCCGTGGCCGCGGCACCGGCCCCGCTGCCGGCGCCGCGCGGGGAGCACGCCGAGGCGGGCCGGGGCCAGGCCCCGGTCGCGCCGGCCCCCACCCACGGCGCCTTCGGGCGCGAACTCCACCCCGGCCGGCCCGCCACCCCGGCCGAGGCGGTGCCCTGGGGCCTGCGGGTGGCGGCCGAGTCGACCTGGCGGCTGCTGCTGCTCGGCGCCGCGCTCTACGTCGTCTTCATGGTCGTCGACATGCTGCGGCTGGTGGCCTTCGCGGTGCTGGCCTCGCTGCTGATCTCCGCGCTGCTGGAGCCCACCGTCTCCTGGCTGCGCCGGCACGGCGTACCGCGGTCGCTGGCGGCCGGCGGGGTGTTCATGAGCGGTCTGGCCGGGATCGGCCTGGTCGGCTGGTTCGTGGTCTGGCAGGTGACCACCAACCTGTCGACCGTGACCACCAAGGTCCAGGACGGTGTGGCCACCCTCCGGGACTGGCTGATCACCGGGCCGCTGCACCTGACCCAGCAGCAGATCACCGACTTCGCGAACCAGATCACCAAGGCGATCAGCACCAACACCGAGCAGCTCACCTCGGTCGGCCTCACCGGTGCGCAGATCGCCGTCGAGGTGCTGACCGCCGTCCTGCTCGCCTTCTTCACCACCTTCTTCTTCCTCTACGACGGCGAGCGGATCTGGAACTGGGTGCTGCGCGGCCTGCCCCGGCACTCCCGCTACGCGATGGCCGGGGCCGGTCCGAAGGCCTGGGCCACGCTCACCGCGTACGTGCGCGGGACGGTCTGCGTGGCCTTCATCGACGCGGTCTGCATCGGCGTCGGCATCCAGATGCTCGGGGTGCCGATGGCGCTGCCGCTGGCGGTGATCATCTTCCTGGGGGCCTTCGTCCCGCTGGTCGGGGCGCTCGTCACCGGCACCGTCGCGGTGCTGATCGCGCTGGTCACCGAGGGTCCGTTCACCGCGCTGATGGTGCTGGTGGTGCTGATCGCCGTCCAGCAGATCGAGGGGCACGTGCTGCAGCCGCTGATCCTCGGCCGGGCCGTCCGGGTGCATCCGCTGGGCGTGGTGCTCGGGGTGGCCGCCGGCTCGATCATCGGCGGCATCGGCGGCGCCATCGTCGCGGTGCCGCTGATCGCGGTCACCAACACGGTGGTCGCCCACCTGCGCCGCCGCAACGAGGCCGGGCAGGCCGTCTTCACCGCGATGGAGGCCGCCCGTGAGGCGGCCGTCGCCCGGACGGCGGCGGCCACGTCCGCGGGTGCCGCGGGCGCCGCGGCGCCCGGTGGGACGGGTGCGCCGGTGAGCGCCGAGTAG
- a CDS encoding alkyl hydroperoxide reductase, translated as MALDDLKSALPDYAKDLKLNLSAVIGNSDLPAQQLWGTVLSCAMATRSPAVLRALEPEAKANLSPEAYNAAKGAAAIMGMNNVYYRTTHLLSDKEYSGMRAGLRMNIIGTPGVEKIDFELWCFAVSAINGCGQCLDSHEGVLSKAGVAREVIQASVKIAAVLQAVAGVLDSEAALAGVDA; from the coding sequence ATGGCTCTCGACGACCTGAAGTCCGCCCTCCCGGACTACGCCAAGGACCTCAAGCTCAACCTGAGCGCGGTCATCGGCAACTCCGACCTCCCCGCCCAGCAGCTCTGGGGCACCGTGCTCTCCTGCGCGATGGCCACCCGCAGCCCCGCCGTGCTGCGTGCGCTGGAGCCCGAGGCCAAGGCCAACCTCTCCCCGGAGGCGTACAACGCCGCCAAGGGCGCGGCCGCGATCATGGGGATGAACAACGTCTACTACCGGACCACGCACCTGCTCTCCGACAAGGAGTACAGCGGCATGCGGGCCGGCCTGCGGATGAACATCATCGGCACTCCGGGCGTCGAGAAGATCGACTTCGAGCTCTGGTGCTTCGCGGTCTCGGCCATCAACGGCTGCGGCCAGTGCCTCGACTCCCACGAGGGCGTGCTGAGCAAGGCCGGTGTCGCGCGCGAGGTCATCCAGGCCTCCGTGAAGATCGCCGCCGTGCTGCAGGCCGTGGCCGGCGTCCTCGACTCCGAGGCCGCCCTGGCCGGCGTCGACGCCTGA
- a CDS encoding peroxiredoxin, with translation MLTIGDKFPEFELNACVDLDAANAFAEINHKSYEGKWKIVFFWPMDFTFVCPTEIAAFGKLNEEFADRDAQILGVSGDSEFVHHAWRKDHKDLRDLPFPMLADVKHELMRACGVEGADGTAQRAVFIVDPNNEIQFVMVTAGSVGRNPKEVLRVLDALQTDELCPCNWTKGEDTLDAQALLAG, from the coding sequence GTGCTCACGATCGGTGACAAGTTCCCCGAGTTCGAACTCAACGCCTGCGTCGACCTGGACGCCGCGAACGCCTTCGCCGAGATCAACCACAAGTCCTACGAGGGCAAGTGGAAGATCGTTTTCTTCTGGCCGATGGACTTCACGTTCGTCTGCCCGACCGAGATCGCCGCGTTCGGCAAGCTGAACGAGGAGTTCGCGGACCGCGACGCCCAGATCCTCGGCGTCTCCGGCGACTCCGAGTTCGTGCACCACGCCTGGCGCAAGGACCACAAGGACCTGCGCGACCTGCCCTTCCCGATGCTGGCCGACGTCAAGCACGAGCTGATGCGTGCCTGTGGCGTCGAGGGCGCTGACGGCACCGCCCAGCGCGCGGTCTTCATCGTCGACCCGAACAACGAGATCCAGTTCGTCATGGTGACCGCCGGCTCCGTCGGCCGTAACCCCAAGGAGGTCCTGCGGGTGCTGGACGCCCTGCAGACCGACGAGCTGTGCCCGTGCAACTGGACCAAGGGCGAGGACACCCTCGACGCCCAGGCCCTGCTGGCGGGCTGA
- a CDS encoding LysR substrate-binding domain-containing protein: MGSATPRGPRAPTVAQLKAFVAVAEHRHFRDAAAATGTSQPALSGAVAALEESLGAQLVERTTRKVIVTPLGERVLEHSRRVLASLQALTEEVEAARRPFTGPLHLGVIPTVAPYLLPTVLRLVRDRYPELELHVHEERTPSLLEGLAAGRLDVLLLALPAGGASPTRDIPLFDEDFVLVTPPGHPLAGRIDVPRDVLLDLEVLLLEEGHCLRDQALDICREVGADPGGSTTRAAGLSTLVQLVAGGLGVTLLPTTALDVEAGRTDRLAAVRFAAPAPGRRIGLATRPGSARSAEYDRFAASLREVLAELPVRIVE, encoded by the coding sequence GTGGGGAGCGCCACACCCCGCGGCCCCCGCGCGCCCACCGTCGCCCAGCTCAAGGCCTTCGTGGCGGTGGCCGAGCACCGGCACTTCCGCGACGCGGCGGCCGCCACCGGGACCAGTCAGCCCGCCCTGTCGGGAGCGGTCGCGGCGCTGGAGGAGTCGCTGGGCGCGCAGCTGGTCGAGCGTACGACACGCAAAGTGATCGTCACTCCCCTGGGGGAGCGCGTGCTCGAACACTCGCGCCGGGTGCTCGCCTCCTTGCAGGCCCTGACCGAGGAGGTGGAGGCCGCCCGCCGGCCGTTCACGGGTCCGCTGCACCTCGGCGTCATCCCGACCGTCGCCCCGTACCTGCTGCCCACCGTGCTGCGGCTGGTCCGCGACCGCTATCCGGAGCTGGAGCTGCACGTCCACGAGGAGCGCACGCCCTCGCTGCTGGAGGGGCTGGCCGCCGGCCGGCTGGACGTGCTGCTGCTCGCGCTCCCGGCCGGCGGGGCCTCGCCCACCCGGGACATCCCGCTGTTCGACGAGGACTTCGTGCTGGTCACCCCGCCCGGGCATCCGCTCGCCGGGCGGATCGACGTCCCGCGCGACGTGCTGCTCGACCTCGAGGTGCTGCTGCTGGAGGAGGGCCACTGCCTGCGTGACCAGGCCCTCGACATCTGCCGCGAGGTCGGCGCCGACCCCGGCGGCTCCACCACCCGGGCGGCCGGGCTCTCCACCCTGGTCCAGCTGGTGGCCGGCGGCCTCGGTGTCACCCTGCTGCCCACCACGGCGCTGGACGTCGAGGCGGGCCGGACCGACCGGCTGGCCGCCGTCCGCTTCGCCGCCCCGGCGCCCGGGCGCCGGATCGGGCTCGCCACCCGGCCGGGCTCGGCCCGCAGCGCGGAGTACGACCGGTTCGCGGCCTCGCTGCGCGAGGTGCTGGCGGAGCTGCCGGTCCGGATCGTCGAGTAG
- a CDS encoding TetR/AcrR family transcriptional regulator gives MAHVPASERRPQLVRAAIDLMTREGVAAGSTRAIAAELGVAQATVHYTFGTKKDLYRAVVEQLTAEFVGQVRDAAPGDGPFGEQIRAMVHALWAGATGEEGRCVLLDEFAALALRDPDLQEIMRGLQHEIEDTASQMLDALAAAHGLELPLPARDIATHFLTGFDGLTDRYLVLRSTGEQPDAEALRALDLLVATTVGLCLGSAARTG, from the coding sequence ATGGCACATGTCCCCGCCTCCGAAAGGCGCCCGCAACTGGTCCGGGCCGCCATCGACCTGATGACCCGCGAGGGCGTCGCCGCCGGCAGTACCCGGGCGATCGCGGCCGAGCTGGGGGTGGCACAGGCGACGGTGCACTACACCTTCGGCACCAAGAAGGACCTCTACCGCGCCGTGGTCGAACAGCTGACGGCCGAGTTCGTGGGCCAGGTGCGCGACGCCGCCCCGGGCGACGGCCCCTTCGGCGAGCAGATCCGGGCCATGGTGCACGCGCTCTGGGCGGGTGCCACCGGCGAGGAGGGGCGCTGCGTCCTGCTGGACGAGTTCGCGGCGCTGGCGCTGCGCGACCCCGACCTCCAGGAGATCATGCGCGGGCTGCAGCACGAGATCGAGGACACCGCCTCGCAGATGCTCGACGCCCTCGCGGCCGCCCACGGCCTGGAGCTGCCCCTGCCCGCGCGCGACATCGCCACGCACTTCCTGACCGGCTTCGACGGGCTGACCGACCGCTACCTGGTGCTGCGCAGCACCGGCGAGCAGCCGGACGCCGAGGCGCTGCGGGCGCTGGACCTACTGGTCGCCACCACGGTCGGACTCTGCCTGGGCTCGGCGGCCCGGACCGGCTGA